From one Eptesicus fuscus isolate TK198812 chromosome 21, DD_ASM_mEF_20220401, whole genome shotgun sequence genomic stretch:
- the HNRNPL gene encoding heterogeneous nuclear ribonucleoprotein L isoform X2, producing the protein MSRRLLPRAEKRRRRLEQRQQPEEQRRRPGAMVKMAAAGGGGGGGRYYGGGSEGGRAPKRLKTDNAGDQHGGGGGGGGGAGAAGGGGGENYDDPHKTPASPVVHIRGLIDGVVEADLVEALQEFGPISYVVVMPKKRQALVEFEDVLGACNAVNYAADNQIYIAGHPAFVNYSTSQKISRPGDSDDSRSVNSVLLFTILNPIYSITTDVLYTICNPCGPVQRIVIFRKNGVQAMVEFDSVQSAQRAKASLNGADIYSGCCTLKIEYAKPTRLNVFKNDQDTWDYTNPNLSGQGDPGSNPNKRQRQPPLLGDHPAEYGGPHGGYHSHYHDEGYGPPPPHYEGRRMGPPVGGHRRGPSRYGPQYGHPPPPPPPPEYGPHAESPVLMVYGLDQSKMNCDRVFNVFCLYGNVEKVKFMKSKPGAAMVEMADGYAVDRAITHLNNNFMFGQKLKVCVSKQPAIMPGQSYGLEDGSSSYKDFSESRNNRFSTPEQAAKNRIQHPSNVLHFFNAPLEVTEENFFEICDELGVKRPSSVKVFSGKSERSSSGLLEWESKSDALETLGFLNHYQMKNPNGPYPYTLKLCFSTAQHAS; encoded by the exons ATGTCGCGGAGGCTGCTGCCCCGGGCGGAGAAGCGGCGTCGGCGGCTGGAGCAGAGGCAGCAGCCGGAGGAGCAGCGGAGGCGACCGGGAGCGATGGTGAAGatggcggcggcgggcggcggaggcggcggaggCCGCTATTACGGCGGCGGCAGTGAGGGCGGCCGGGCCCCGAAGCGGCTCAAGACTGACAACGCCGGCGACCAGCACGGAGGCGGTGGCGGCGGTGGTGGAGGagccggggcggcgggcggcggcggcggg GAGAACTACGATGACCCACACAAAACCCCTGCCTCCCCAGTTGTCCACATCAGGGGCCTGATTGACGGTGTGGTGGAAGCTGACCTTGTGGAGGCCTTACAGGAGTTTGGACCCATCAG CTATGTGGTGGTAATGCCTAAAAAGAGACAAGCGTTGGTGGAGTTTGAAGATGTGTTGGGGGCTTGCAACGCTGTGAACTATGCCGCCGACAACCAAATCTACATTGCTGGTCACCCAGCCTTTGTAAATTACTCCACCAGCCAGAAGATCTCTCGCCCAGGAGACTCTGATGACTCCCGAAGTGTCAACAGTGTGCTTCTCTTTACCATTCTGAACCCCATCTATTCCATTACCACG GATGTTCTTTACACTATTTGTAACCCTTGTGGCCCTGTCCAGAGAATTGTCATTTTCCGGAAGAATGGAGTCCAAGCCATGGTGGAAT TTGATTCTGTGCAGAGTGCCCAGCGGGCCAAGGCCTCACTCAATGGGGCTGATATATACTCTGGCTGTTGCACTCTGAAGATCGAATATGCGAAG CCTACACGCTTGAATGTGTTCAAGAATGATCAAGATACTTGGGACTATACAAATCCCAACCTCAGTGGACAAG GTGACCCTGGCAGCAACCCTAACAAACGCCAGAGGCAGCCCCCTCTCCTGGGAGATCACCCCGCAGAATATG gagGGCCCCACGGTGGGTACCACAGCCATTACCATGATGAGGGCTACGGTCCCCCCCCACCTCACTACGAAGGGAGAAGGATGGGCCCACCAGTGGGGGGTCACCGCCGGGGCCCAAGTCGCTACGGTCCCCAATatgggcaccccccaccccctcccccaccacccgaGTACGGCCCTCACGCCGAAAGCCCTGTGCTCATGGTCTATGGCTTGGATCAGTCTAAGATGAACTGTGACCGAGTCTTCAATGTCTTCTGCTTGTACGGCAATGTGGAGAAG GTGAAATTCATGAAAAGCAAGCCGGGGGCCGCCATGGTGGAGATGGCTGATGGCTATGCTGTGGACCGGGCCATTACTCACCTCAACAACAACTTCATGTTTGGACAGAAGCTGAAAGTCTG TGTCTCTAAGCAACCTGCCATCATGCCTGGTCAGTCATATGGGCTGGAAGACGGGTCCTCCAGTTACAAAGACTTCAGTGAATCAAGGAACAATCGGTTCTCCACTCCGGAGCAGGCAGCCAAGAACCGCATCCAGCACCCTAGCAATGTGCTGCACTTCTTCAATGCCCCTCTGGAGGTGACGGAGGAGAACTTCTTTGAG ATTTGTGATGAGCTGGGAGTGAAGCGGCCATCTTCTGTGAAAGTATTCTCAGGCAAAA GTGAACGCAGCTCCTCTGGGCTGCTGGAATGGGAATCCAAGAGTGATGCCCTGGAGACTTTGGGCTTCCTGAACCATTACCAGATGAAAAACCCAA ATGGTCCGTACCCTTACACCCTGAAATTGTGTTTCTCCACCGCTCAGCACGCCTCGTAA
- the HNRNPL gene encoding heterogeneous nuclear ribonucleoprotein L isoform X3 → MPKKRQALVEFEDVLGACNAVNYAADNQIYIAGHPAFVNYSTSQKISRPGDSDDSRSVNSVLLFTILNPIYSITTDVLYTICNPCGPVQRIVIFRKNGVQAMVEFDSVQSAQRAKASLNGADIYSGCCTLKIEYAKPTRLNVFKNDQDTWDYTNPNLSGQGDPGSNPNKRQRQPPLLGDHPAEYGEGRGFPSVDSRGSCAPARRPPRKFSPALPLFPSHPPGGPHGGYHSHYHDEGYGPPPPHYEGRRMGPPVGGHRRGPSRYGPQYGHPPPPPPPPEYGPHAESPVLMVYGLDQSKMNCDRVFNVFCLYGNVEKVKFMKSKPGAAMVEMADGYAVDRAITHLNNNFMFGQKLKVCVSKQPAIMPGQSYGLEDGSSSYKDFSESRNNRFSTPEQAAKNRIQHPSNVLHFFNAPLEVTEENFFEICDELGVKRPSSVKVFSGKSERSSSGLLEWESKSDALETLGFLNHYQMKNPNGPYPYTLKLCFSTAQHAS, encoded by the exons ATGCCTAAAAAGAGACAAGCGTTGGTGGAGTTTGAAGATGTGTTGGGGGCTTGCAACGCTGTGAACTATGCCGCCGACAACCAAATCTACATTGCTGGTCACCCAGCCTTTGTAAATTACTCCACCAGCCAGAAGATCTCTCGCCCAGGAGACTCTGATGACTCCCGAAGTGTCAACAGTGTGCTTCTCTTTACCATTCTGAACCCCATCTATTCCATTACCACG GATGTTCTTTACACTATTTGTAACCCTTGTGGCCCTGTCCAGAGAATTGTCATTTTCCGGAAGAATGGAGTCCAAGCCATGGTGGAAT TTGATTCTGTGCAGAGTGCCCAGCGGGCCAAGGCCTCACTCAATGGGGCTGATATATACTCTGGCTGTTGCACTCTGAAGATCGAATATGCGAAG CCTACACGCTTGAATGTGTTCAAGAATGATCAAGATACTTGGGACTATACAAATCCCAACCTCAGTGGACAAG GTGACCCTGGCAGCAACCCTAACAAACGCCAGAGGCAGCCCCCTCTCCTGGGAGATCACCCCGCAGAATATGGTGAGGGCAGGGGGTTCCCCTCCGTGGACTCCCGTGGCTCATGTGCCCCTGCCCGACGCCCGCCACGCAAATTCtcacccgccctccctctctttccttcccaccccccaggagGGCCCCACGGTGGGTACCACAGCCATTACCATGATGAGGGCTACGGTCCCCCCCCACCTCACTACGAAGGGAGAAGGATGGGCCCACCAGTGGGGGGTCACCGCCGGGGCCCAAGTCGCTACGGTCCCCAATatgggcaccccccaccccctcccccaccacccgaGTACGGCCCTCACGCCGAAAGCCCTGTGCTCATGGTCTATGGCTTGGATCAGTCTAAGATGAACTGTGACCGAGTCTTCAATGTCTTCTGCTTGTACGGCAATGTGGAGAAG GTGAAATTCATGAAAAGCAAGCCGGGGGCCGCCATGGTGGAGATGGCTGATGGCTATGCTGTGGACCGGGCCATTACTCACCTCAACAACAACTTCATGTTTGGACAGAAGCTGAAAGTCTG TGTCTCTAAGCAACCTGCCATCATGCCTGGTCAGTCATATGGGCTGGAAGACGGGTCCTCCAGTTACAAAGACTTCAGTGAATCAAGGAACAATCGGTTCTCCACTCCGGAGCAGGCAGCCAAGAACCGCATCCAGCACCCTAGCAATGTGCTGCACTTCTTCAATGCCCCTCTGGAGGTGACGGAGGAGAACTTCTTTGAG ATTTGTGATGAGCTGGGAGTGAAGCGGCCATCTTCTGTGAAAGTATTCTCAGGCAAAA GTGAACGCAGCTCCTCTGGGCTGCTGGAATGGGAATCCAAGAGTGATGCCCTGGAGACTTTGGGCTTCCTGAACCATTACCAGATGAAAAACCCAA ATGGTCCGTACCCTTACACCCTGAAATTGTGTTTCTCCACCGCTCAGCACGCCTCGTAA
- the HNRNPL gene encoding heterogeneous nuclear ribonucleoprotein L isoform X1 has translation MSRRLLPRAEKRRRRLEQRQQPEEQRRRPGAMVKMAAAGGGGGGGRYYGGGSEGGRAPKRLKTDNAGDQHGGGGGGGGGAGAAGGGGGENYDDPHKTPASPVVHIRGLIDGVVEADLVEALQEFGPISYVVVMPKKRQALVEFEDVLGACNAVNYAADNQIYIAGHPAFVNYSTSQKISRPGDSDDSRSVNSVLLFTILNPIYSITTDVLYTICNPCGPVQRIVIFRKNGVQAMVEFDSVQSAQRAKASLNGADIYSGCCTLKIEYAKPTRLNVFKNDQDTWDYTNPNLSGQGDPGSNPNKRQRQPPLLGDHPAEYGEGRGFPSVDSRGSCAPARRPPRKFSPALPLFPSHPPGGPHGGYHSHYHDEGYGPPPPHYEGRRMGPPVGGHRRGPSRYGPQYGHPPPPPPPPEYGPHAESPVLMVYGLDQSKMNCDRVFNVFCLYGNVEKVKFMKSKPGAAMVEMADGYAVDRAITHLNNNFMFGQKLKVCVSKQPAIMPGQSYGLEDGSSSYKDFSESRNNRFSTPEQAAKNRIQHPSNVLHFFNAPLEVTEENFFEICDELGVKRPSSVKVFSGKSERSSSGLLEWESKSDALETLGFLNHYQMKNPNGPYPYTLKLCFSTAQHAS, from the exons ATGTCGCGGAGGCTGCTGCCCCGGGCGGAGAAGCGGCGTCGGCGGCTGGAGCAGAGGCAGCAGCCGGAGGAGCAGCGGAGGCGACCGGGAGCGATGGTGAAGatggcggcggcgggcggcggaggcggcggaggCCGCTATTACGGCGGCGGCAGTGAGGGCGGCCGGGCCCCGAAGCGGCTCAAGACTGACAACGCCGGCGACCAGCACGGAGGCGGTGGCGGCGGTGGTGGAGGagccggggcggcgggcggcggcggcggg GAGAACTACGATGACCCACACAAAACCCCTGCCTCCCCAGTTGTCCACATCAGGGGCCTGATTGACGGTGTGGTGGAAGCTGACCTTGTGGAGGCCTTACAGGAGTTTGGACCCATCAG CTATGTGGTGGTAATGCCTAAAAAGAGACAAGCGTTGGTGGAGTTTGAAGATGTGTTGGGGGCTTGCAACGCTGTGAACTATGCCGCCGACAACCAAATCTACATTGCTGGTCACCCAGCCTTTGTAAATTACTCCACCAGCCAGAAGATCTCTCGCCCAGGAGACTCTGATGACTCCCGAAGTGTCAACAGTGTGCTTCTCTTTACCATTCTGAACCCCATCTATTCCATTACCACG GATGTTCTTTACACTATTTGTAACCCTTGTGGCCCTGTCCAGAGAATTGTCATTTTCCGGAAGAATGGAGTCCAAGCCATGGTGGAAT TTGATTCTGTGCAGAGTGCCCAGCGGGCCAAGGCCTCACTCAATGGGGCTGATATATACTCTGGCTGTTGCACTCTGAAGATCGAATATGCGAAG CCTACACGCTTGAATGTGTTCAAGAATGATCAAGATACTTGGGACTATACAAATCCCAACCTCAGTGGACAAG GTGACCCTGGCAGCAACCCTAACAAACGCCAGAGGCAGCCCCCTCTCCTGGGAGATCACCCCGCAGAATATGGTGAGGGCAGGGGGTTCCCCTCCGTGGACTCCCGTGGCTCATGTGCCCCTGCCCGACGCCCGCCACGCAAATTCtcacccgccctccctctctttccttcccaccccccaggagGGCCCCACGGTGGGTACCACAGCCATTACCATGATGAGGGCTACGGTCCCCCCCCACCTCACTACGAAGGGAGAAGGATGGGCCCACCAGTGGGGGGTCACCGCCGGGGCCCAAGTCGCTACGGTCCCCAATatgggcaccccccaccccctcccccaccacccgaGTACGGCCCTCACGCCGAAAGCCCTGTGCTCATGGTCTATGGCTTGGATCAGTCTAAGATGAACTGTGACCGAGTCTTCAATGTCTTCTGCTTGTACGGCAATGTGGAGAAG GTGAAATTCATGAAAAGCAAGCCGGGGGCCGCCATGGTGGAGATGGCTGATGGCTATGCTGTGGACCGGGCCATTACTCACCTCAACAACAACTTCATGTTTGGACAGAAGCTGAAAGTCTG TGTCTCTAAGCAACCTGCCATCATGCCTGGTCAGTCATATGGGCTGGAAGACGGGTCCTCCAGTTACAAAGACTTCAGTGAATCAAGGAACAATCGGTTCTCCACTCCGGAGCAGGCAGCCAAGAACCGCATCCAGCACCCTAGCAATGTGCTGCACTTCTTCAATGCCCCTCTGGAGGTGACGGAGGAGAACTTCTTTGAG ATTTGTGATGAGCTGGGAGTGAAGCGGCCATCTTCTGTGAAAGTATTCTCAGGCAAAA GTGAACGCAGCTCCTCTGGGCTGCTGGAATGGGAATCCAAGAGTGATGCCCTGGAGACTTTGGGCTTCCTGAACCATTACCAGATGAAAAACCCAA ATGGTCCGTACCCTTACACCCTGAAATTGTGTTTCTCCACCGCTCAGCACGCCTCGTAA